One part of the Vicia villosa cultivar HV-30 ecotype Madison, WI linkage group LG6, Vvil1.0, whole genome shotgun sequence genome encodes these proteins:
- the LOC131613567 gene encoding uncharacterized protein LOC131613567, producing MGIKIRKPFCLSFKGVPTPLKMLCDNVSGTLVLSESLNKLISLVRTKVDEALLNTMIRFYDPLLHCFTYRDFQLVPTLEKFSSILGLPILDQMPYTGEEETPKLEDVAAALHLPRSEIKKAWVNKGEYSHTDILINGASMDALEKVLACLIYGQVLFPCYDKIVDVIALKIFISNNPVPTLLGDLLHSIHHRSSRGKGWTWAQRIIRLSYDDVIWSQKEFEGSYLFDSCGDFPNVPLLGTRGGITYNPIVARHQFGFALKDKPRSIYLSAENFDYDSDPTGKKKLFIKAWSKVKKVGVRELGLRNHIPSDLYFKWVYDRVVEYGIPYPSDTPIVPRITPPVIHVEVEPYVPAPVEDLAAIIAWLRQEKADLEKRLHEVEAEKAVMAANAKERDSMLDYFSRKWKIDDFVSPDQIQSWEQEIDRLVQERNEMIKAHKEEIRSLNRKLRLGD from the exons atgGGAATCAAAATTCGTAAGCCTTTTTGCCTTAGTTTCAAGGGAGTGCCTACACCTTTAAAGATGCTTTGTGACAACGTTTCTGGTACTCTCGTGCTTTCCGAGTCTCTTAACAAGTTAATCAGCTTGGtacgaaccaaagtggatgaagcgCTCCTCAACACCATGATCCGGTTTTATGATCCTTTACTGCATTGCTTTACTTATAGGGACTTCCAGCTGGTTCCCACACTGGAGAAATTCTCGTCCATTTTAGGATTACCGATACTTGATCAGATGCCTTACACTGGTGAAGAAGAAACTCCTAAGTTGGAAGATGTTGCTGCTGCGTTGCATTTGCCTCGATCAGAAATAAAAAAGGCTTGGGTGAATAAAGGAGAATATAGTCATACTGACATCTTAATTAATGGTGCAAGTATGGATGCTCTTGAAAAAGTCCTCGCCTGCCTAATCTATGGGCAAGTGTTGTTCCCTTGTTATGACAAAATTGTGGATGTGATTGCCCTTAAGATCTTCATTAGTAACAATCCGGTTCCTACTTTATTGGGTGACTTGTTGCATTCCATCCATCATCGATCATCTAGAGGCAAAG gttggACTTGGGCTCAAAGAATCATAAGGCTTTCTTACGACGATGTTATTTGGAGTCAAAAAGAGTTTGAAGGATCTTATttgtttgatagttgtggagatttcccgaatgtacctcttcttggtactcgAGGGGGGATAACTTATAATCCTATTGTGGCTCGACATCAATTTGGTTTCGCTCTAAAAGACAAGCCTcgttccatatatcttagtgcggaaaaTTTTGATTATGATTCAGACCCTACTGGAAAAAAGAAGCTGTTCATCAAAGCTTGGTCCAAGGTGAAGAAAGTAGGGGTAAGAGAATTAGGATTGAGGAATCACATCCCTTCAGATCTTTATTTTAaatgggtttatgatcgagtGGTTGAGTATGGCATACCATATCCATCTGATACTCCTATAGTTCCAAGGATCACTCCTCCCGTCATTCATGTGGAAGTGGAACCTTATGTACCCGCTCCCGTAGAAGACCTTGCTGCCATCATTGCTTGGCTAAGACAAGAAAAAGCTGATCTCGAAAAGCGCCTACATGAAGTGGAAGCAGAAAAAGCAGTAATGGCGGCCAATGCCAAAGAGCGTGATAgcatgcttgactatttctcccgCAAGTGGAAGATTGATGACTTCGTTTCTCCAGATCAGATACAATCTTGGGAACAAGAGATCGATAGGCTTGTCCAAGAGAGAAACGAGATGATTAAAGCTCACAAGGAAGAGATCCGAAGTTTAAATAGAAAGCTTCGACTTGGAGACTGA